The Apium graveolens cultivar Ventura chromosome 11, ASM990537v1, whole genome shotgun sequence genome has a window encoding:
- the LOC141695850 gene encoding protein FAR1-RELATED SEQUENCE 5-like, with translation MIISDLNKIRDNQGSTCGDSSRISSDICTEVVNEVTSIESESSVSITPGGSLNYIPCSVGGFTVRKTTEKTDDDGRVLLKHFVCSCEGFNDLKDDANPAVKKRRTVSRRCGCKAKMILKYMFPDKYIVKTFVKLHNHPLADKNGRQFLRANRKMDISLKNLCYNGAKVNIGSSKMFSFAKEMYGGYANIGANLRDFRNFSRDLKLFIGDNDAQMIIDKFKRIQQNSECFYFAFDVDSSVHLNKLFWSDVIGRRNFELYGDAVSFDATFDTNRYNMIFAPFTGMDKYYRCVTFAACLLSHESIVDYSWAFDHLVKAMGRNPVVIVTDQCPAINEAMFGLMRTTLRFESENSFFAQFHKQGDTLSEFWLRFESAMDRQRNEAARLDEESKSSVPTTFSTWFIEDAAARLFTRTVFYQVQEEIFASCVDMQIKRMSNEVDDVTCFDIKNVKVNDKLFKVSVSMNHAVCSCKQFVMCGIVCRHSFCGLKHIGVTNFPKSLVLNRWMINAESGTSSNLDLVTSACFKLEQARVNMDKLDHVHSTIKQLNTDLDDEDESAVAFTKKDHMAAMVGQQPSEEVTILAPNICKNKGNYFKRLMSDREKAVIKSKKRIRKCALCQATTHDARKCEKRKNAKAK, from the exons ATGATTATATCTGATTTGAATAAAATTAGAGACAATCAAG GTTCTACTTGTGGTGATTCATCTCGGATTAGCAGTGATATTTGTACTGAAGTTGTTAATGAAGTGACTTCAATTGAAAGTGAAAGTAGTGTAAGCATAACTCCCGGTGGTAGTTTGAATTACATACCTTGTTCTGTTG GTGGTTTTACTGTACGGAAGACAACTGAGAAGACAGATGATGATGGACGTGTTCTACTGAAGCATTTTGTTTGTAGTTGTGAAGGTTTTAATGATCTTAAGGATGATGCAAATCCAGCAGTTAAGAAAAGGAGGACTGTTTCTAGGAGATGTGGATGCAAAGCGAAGATGATTTTGAAGTATATGTTTCCTGATAAGTATATTGTTAAGACTTTTGTTAAGCTACATAATCATCCCTTAGCTGATAAAAATGGTCGTCAGTTTTTGAGGGCTAATAGGAAGATGGATATTAGTTTAAAAAATCTTTGTTATAATGGTGCAAAAGTTAATATTGGTTCCAGCAAGATGTTTAGCTTTGCTAAAGAAATGTATGGCGGATATGCAAATATAGGTGCGAACTTGCGAGATTTTCGAAATTTCAGTAGGGATCTGAAATTATTCATTGGAGATAATGATGCGCAAATGATTATTGATAAATTCAAACGTATTCAGCAGAATTCTGAATGCTTCTATTTTGCTTTTGATGTTGATTCTTCTGTTCACCTAAACAAGTTGTTTTGGTCTGATGTTATTGGTCGGAGGAACTTTGAGTTGTATGGCGATGCAGTGTCATTTGATGCAACCTTTGATACCAATAG GTATAATATGATTTTTGCACCTTTCACTGGTATGGATAAGTATTATAGATGTGTGACTTTTGCGGCTTGTCTTTTATCACATGAGAGTATTGTTGATTATAGTTGGGCTTTTGATCATTTAGTAAAGGCAATGGGACGAAATCCGGTTGTCATTGTTACAGATCAATGCCCTGCTAT AAATGAAGCAATGTTTGGGTTAATGAGGACTACATTGAGATTTGAAAGTGAAAATTCTTTTTTTGCTCAATTTCACAAACAAGGAGATACATTATCTGAGTTTTGGTTACGATTTGAGAGTGCTATGGATAGACAAAGAAATGAGGCTGCTAGATTGGATGAGGAATCAAAGTCAAGTGTGCCTACTACATTTTCCACATGGTTTATTGAAGATGCTGCTGCTCGTTTATTCACGCGTACTGTTTTTTACCAAGTTCAGGAGGAAATTTTTGCATCTTGTGTGGATATGCAGATTAAGCGTATGAGCAATGAAGTTGATGATGTTACTTGTTTTGATATCAAGAATGTGAAAGTCAATGACAAACTTTTTAAG GTCTCTGTGAGTATGAACCATGCTGTGTGTTCTTGCAAACAATTTGTTATGTGCGGTATTGTATGCAGACATTCATTTTGTGGGTTGAAACATATTGGAGTAACAAATTTCCCTAAAAGTCTTGTTCTTAATCGTTGGATGATAAATGCTGAGAGTGGAACTTCATCAAATTTAGATTTGGTAACTAGTGCTTGTTTTAAGTTGGAGCAG GCTAGAGTTAATATGGACAAGTTGGATCATGTACACTCAACTATAAAGCAATTGAATACTGATCttgatgatgaagatgaatcTGCTGTTGCTTTTACCAAAAAAGATCACATGGCTGCTATGGTTGGTCAGCAACCTTCGGAAGAAGTAACAATTCTTGCCCCTAATATTTGCAAGAATAAAGGCAATTATTTTAAGAGGCTGATGAGTGATAGGGAAAAAGCAGTGATCAAATCGAAAAAACGGATTCGGAAGTGCGCACTATGTCAGGCAACTACTCATGATGCCAGAAAATGTGAAAAAAGGAAGAATGCGAAGGCCAAATAA
- the LOC141695851 gene encoding uncharacterized protein LOC141695851, translating into MEISESVDDEPEREKPIHKVLKKPYIPPINFPQRLKNYKLEKQYEKFLKMFREIHISIPFADALAQMPLYAKFMKEVLSNKKKFEEVKIISLNEECSSVIQCTIPPKLKDLGSFSFPCTIGEIGIKKALCDLGASVSLMPHSIYKRLILGEIKKTRISLQLADISIKYPLGVLEDILVKVDIFFIPYDFIMVEMNEDVDIPIILGRPLLATAGTNIDVKARKLTLNVGEEKVDFDLNQAVKWLSVKTGCYLVDVREEFVNKVNDNTRGVEAEIDAHYSPTCEFQGVNKLHITVGPLEMVSRYPP; encoded by the coding sequence ATGGAGATTTCTGAAAGTGTTGACGACGAACCAGAAAGGGAGAAGCCCATACATAAAGTTCTAAAGAAACCATACATCCCTCCAATTAATTTTCCACAAAGGTTGAAAAATTACAAGTTAGAGAAGCAGTATGAAAAGTTTTTGAAGATGTTTCGTGAGATTCATATTAGCATTCCGTTTGCTGATGCATTGGCTCAAATGCCCCTTTATGCAAAATTTATGAAAGAGGTACTGTCCAATAAGAAGAAGTTTGAGGAGGTAAAAATAATCAGTCTTAACGAAGAATGTAGTTCTGTCATTCAATGCACAATTCCTCCTAAACTGAAGGATCTTGGGAGTTTTTCTTTTCCATGCACCATTGGTGAAATCGGAATTAAAAAGGCCTTGTGTGATCTTGGAGCTAGCGTGAGTTTAATGCCACACTCTATTTACaaaagacttatcttgggagagATAAAGAAGACAAGAATTTCACTACAGCTTGCGGATATATCAATAAAATATCCACTAGGTGTACTTGAAGATATTTTAGTAAAGGTGGATATATTTTTTATTCCGTATGATTTTATTATGGTGGAGATGAATGAGGATGTTGATATTCCAATTATTTTAGGAAGACCATTATTGGCAACCGCGGGAACCAATATTGATGTGAAAGCTCGTAAGCTTACATTGAACGTGGGAGAAGAAAAGGTTGACTTTGATCTTAATCAAGCTGTGAAATGGTTGTCAGTTAAAACTGGATGCTATCTAGTGGATGTTAGGGAAGAATTTGTAAACAAAGTCAATGATAATACTCGTGGAGTGGAAGCTGAAATTGATGCACATTATTCTCCGACATGTGAATTTCAAGGTGTTAATAAACTGCATATTACAGTTGGACCATTAGAGATGGTTTCGAGATATCCACCATGA